The nucleotide sequence CAGTCATCAGCATGCCGTTCAGGCCAGCGTCTGACACATTCCCGTCCGCTTAGCCCGGTGAGCCTGGCTCATCCGATCCATCGCCCACACCATCGCCAATGTCAGCATGACGGCCCCCAGGGTGTGCGCCAGCGCCAGATCCAGTGGCAGCCACCACAGCACATTGGCGATCCCCAGCCCAGCCTGCAGCCCCCAGGCTGCCAGCGCCCAGCCCCAGGGATTGAGCGTCCCCGTGGACATGAAGCGCCTATTGCCCGCCAGCCTCGCCAGCGGGCATGCCAGTGAAGAGGAAGGTCGCGATGGAAGGACGGCCTCGGGATGCCCGGATTGCACATGACGCCGCTGGCGCCAGTAGAGCATCAGCAGCATTGCGCCCAGCAACACTGCTCCACCGCGATGCGCCAGATGGATGGCGGTACGCGCCTCCCCATGCAGCTGTCCGTGCAGATAGCTCGGGCCGACATCCTGAGACAGATGGAAGCCCTCTCCCCAATCCATCGCCGGCCATAGCGAGCCATTGCAGGTGGGGAAACCCTCGCAGGCGAGTCCGGCATAATTGCTCGAGGTCCAGCCTCCCAATGCCAGCTGTCCAAGCAACAGTGCCGCTGCCAGCGTGGCCAGCCACGGCTGACGCAAGACACGATGCCCGTGATCGTCCGCCGCCTTGGGCAGCGTTGCTCTCGCGTCACGCGCCGCCAGTCGTCGCGTCAGTGACAACCACAGCAACAGCAGCAGACTCGCCACGCCCAGGCCGCCCAACAGATGCAACGTCACCACCTGTGGCCAGAGCTTCAGCGTGACGGTAAAGGCGCCGAAGGCACCTTGTATCAGCAATGCCGCCAGCAACAGCCAGCACCCTGCCAGCGGGAAACAGGTAGCCATGTCCAGCGCCCGATGACGCATGCCTGCCGCCGACCGGGCGAGCCGCAGGCGGCGCTCACGCCGCCGGACACGCCAGCCCAGCACGAGTAATGCCAGTGACGCCAGCCCGAGCAGGCTCGCCGCATAGCGGTGAATCATCTCAGCCCATGCCTTGTAGCCCTCCAGCGGGTGGTGAGGACTATGCAAGCTTGCCGTGTGCGCATCCGGCACCACCAGGGCGCCATAACAGCCAGGCCAATCGGGGCATCCCAGGCCGGCATCCACCAGGCGCGTCCAGGCCCCGAGGCCGATCACGAGAATGACCAGTCCCAGCATGCCGGCGACCAGATGCCGAGCCATCCGCCACACACGCAGGAGGTCTGTCTGACTGACTGCCTGCCGGGTCATCGAGTCATCAGCAGCGGTCAGCGGTGTGATTCCCGGCACACTCCCAGGCAAAGGATGCCCTGTCAGCGAAGTGGCAGAGGCTGAGGGACGCAGGAACGGTGGCGGGGGTATCAGCGCGGCACCGCGCTGACGGGCGCGCGCGCTGACACGGGGGCGCAGAGGGTAGCGCGGGTGCGAGACAAGGCGAGACATGGCGTATCTCCCTGCTGGAGAGCTAGGGGCGAGCGAGTGATCGACGCATCACACGCTCAGCTCAGCGCGGCGCAGCCGGATTGCGCTTGAGCAATCGGCGCACATCCTTCATGACGGCCTGCGGTGTGATCTCGGGGCCGTATGCCACCACGACTCGCCCCTGTGGGTCGATCAAGCGCAACGGCTGTGGCGAGGCCCCGGCACCATTCGCCGAGGGCCAATGGCCCAGCGCACGCTGCTCCCCCGGTACTTGGGGATGCTGAAAGGACTGCTCGGCCACCACCAGACGCCCCAGCCGCGGCGCCTCCTTGCCAAGGGCGCGGTGCAGACGCCACCAACGTTCGGCCTGCGCCGTGGCCAGCTCCGACCGACTCGGCTCCGGCCAGCTGAGCCAGAAACGCTGCTCATCCGCGCCCCGAGCGGCTCTGGGCGGCATGCCACTGTCATCCTCGGGCTGTCGCGGGGCTGATGCACTCACGAGATACTCCAGTGACCAGTCCTGCAGCGGCATCACGTCCGGCAGCAAGGCACCGTTCGCCACCCGCCCTTCGGGTATCCCCACCTGCACACTCAGCATGGCCCACGCCAATGGCAACGGGGCAGACAGCAGCCCCAGCAATGCCACAAGTTTCAGACGCTGTCGCATCACGTGTGTCATACCACCTCCTCCAGAGCAAGACGTCCCTTGACTCGCTAGACCTGACGCTGACGCAGCGCGGCCTGTCGTTGGCGGCGCGCGCCCACGATCATCACCACCGCCGCACCGAGACTGAGCCCCAGCCACTGCAGGGCATAGGCGTAATGGCGCTCAGGCGTCATGTTGCTCGGCTGCCACCAGGGCAAGAACCTTCCCGCACCGCCGGTCTGGTGCACGATGCCGGCAAACGCCGGAGCGCCAAGCGTCTTCCAGGCACTCAGATCCACCTGCTGCAACCGCTGCCCCTCCCGGTTGGGGCCGAACAGTGGCCCACCGCTGGTCCCCTGGCCGTTCAACCACTGCCAGCGACCCCTGATCACCTGAGAGCCTTCAGGGGTGGTGAACTCCGGGTCCGCACGTGGCGCTGGCGATGCCACGAAGCCCCGCTCCACCAGCCACCAGCGGCCATCCAGCGTTCGAAAGGGCGTGAGCACCGCCACGCCATGGCGCTTGTCCAGCGTGCGGTTGTCCAGCAGCAGGCTGTGCTCCGCGAGCCACTCGCCGCGCAGCTCGATCAGGCTGGCACTGGCGGGCGGTGCCGTCGGCATCACCAGCTCCGGCGC is from Cobetia marina and encodes:
- a CDS encoding COX15/CtaA family protein; protein product: MARHLVAGMLGLVILVIGLGAWTRLVDAGLGCPDWPGCYGALVVPDAHTASLHSPHHPLEGYKAWAEMIHRYAASLLGLASLALLVLGWRVRRRERRLRLARSAAGMRHRALDMATCFPLAGCWLLLAALLIQGAFGAFTVTLKLWPQVVTLHLLGGLGVASLLLLLWLSLTRRLAARDARATLPKAADDHGHRVLRQPWLATLAAALLLGQLALGGWTSSNYAGLACEGFPTCNGSLWPAMDWGEGFHLSQDVGPSYLHGQLHGEARTAIHLAHRGGAVLLGAMLLMLYWRQRRHVQSGHPEAVLPSRPSSSLACPLARLAGNRRFMSTGTLNPWGWALAAWGLQAGLGIANVLWWLPLDLALAHTLGAVMLTLAMVWAMDRMSQAHRAKRTGMCQTLA
- a CDS encoding SURF1 family protein, which codes for MPAAQASSTATQERQVGRGWWLFWGCLIVLGLCLCSWQVMRGQARAQHLEDTASAPELVMPTAPPASASLIELRGEWLAEHSLLLDNRTLDKRHGVAVLTPFRTLDGRWWLVERGFVASPAPRADPEFTTPEGSQVIRGRWQWLNGQGTSGGPLFGPNREGQRLQQVDLSAWKTLGAPAFAGIVHQTGGAGRFLPWWQPSNMTPERHYAYALQWLGLSLGAAVVMIVGARRQRQAALRQRQV